The stretch of DNA AATATCAATCGTATTCCTATGTGGAATACTATGTATTATGGCTTGTGGCTGTGAAAAGGATGATGGTGAATCAATTAAGTCTATCGAAGGTTACCTCGTTGGTTTTGATCCATGCACAATTAATCATCATTATAGAGTTGGATATGTCATTATATCAACTGATTTGAATGATACTTTGGTGACCTATAATTTATCAGATAATGAGTTCAGAATGCCGGCATCTATTTTGAACAATTTGTCAGATACTCTTTATAAAATACCTGAATTATATTTTCAAAATTATGGGAGTTGCCCATACTTCCCGGATACATTACGATATAAGTATAAGGTTAATATTTCATATTTAACTGCAACCGATGATGAGAAGGTTTATAACTTATGTACAACCGATATTCTCTTTTTGCATTACGAACAAGTTGTTGTTAAATCTGCCACGAAATAATAATTAATAATGGTTACTATGAAGAATAGATATATTTTGTTTACAGTATTACTGCTTTGTATTGCTGCAATAATGAGTTTTACACGCTCAAACAACTCTAGTTTTTACTACGCTTATGGAGAGAAGGTATATCTTAATGAACAGGATAATAGACTTGTTGTAAGGTATAATCAGGGCAAGAAATCCGACAGAAAACAAATATCATTGTTTTCGAAACTTGCTGATAAATTGATAGAATGGAAAGATGATAGCACTTGTATAATCACAGTAGACGCATCAGAAAGGGATGTGTTTAAAGATGAGATATCGAAACAAACTGATGTAAAATCCTGTAATCCGGTTTACTCTATTAATACAGGATTAGAAATGGGTGTAACTGATGAATTCCTCGTAAAATTTCACGAAAATGTACCGCAAGCAGAAATTGAAAAACTTCATAGAAAATTTGGAGTTAAGGTAGTAAAGACATGCGAGCTTTACCAGCTAATTAAGGTGCCAGTTGGGGGTAATGTATTGGAAATTGCTAATAAATATCAAGAAAGTGGATTAACTCGCTTCAGTCAACCTAATTTTATTTGTGATGTGGAGTTACATCAGGTAGTTCCTAATGATCCCTACTTTATAAATCAATTTTCTTTAAATAATACGGGACAGGTATTTACGGATGATCATTCTGGAACTATTGATGCGGATATTGATGCTCCAGAAGCATGGGCTTTAACTCAAGGTAATAGTATGTCATAATTGCTGTGTTGGATCAAGGTTTAACACCTAATCATCCTGATTTGCCTAACGCACGTCAAGTTCGATTAAATGGTAGTAATTTTGCTGATGGTGATCCCAATAACCCTTCACCAACTGGAAATGACAACCATGGCAATGCTTGTGCTGGAATTGTTGGTGCAACACAGAATAATAATCAGGGAATTTCTGGTATTGCTCCAAACTGTAGAATTATGCCCATAAGAATATTTAATACCGGCGGTTCTGGTATTACACCACAAAAACTAGCTGATGCAATAACTTATGCTTGGCAAAATGGTGCTCATATTATTTCAAACAGTTGGGGGTATAATTCGGATAATCCCAACTTACACCCAGTGATAAAAGAGGCTATAATTGCTGCAACAACCAAAGGTCGAAATGGTCTTGGATGTGTTGTTGCCTTTTCTGCAGGTAATAATTTTGCAAATAACGGTTTCGTTCACTTTCCAAGCAACGTAGATGTGTCTGGTGTTATAACTGTTGGCGCTTCAGACAGGTATGATGTTAAGGCGTTTTACAGTCCATTAGGTAATACTACAAGTAATAACAATCAGTTGCTGGATATTGTTGCTCCTTCACATCGTGCATATTCAAGTCAAATTGCAGGCGAAACTTTTGAGGCGTGGTCGATAGATATTCCGGGCAATGACGGATATAATCCTGTTCATAATAATGATGGTGGCTCTTTACCCATAATAGGTTCAATTCTACCCAATATTGCGGTCAATAATTTTTCCTATACTGGTCGTTTGGAGGGACTTCCTATTCATGTCCTCAAGTTGCGGGTGTAGCGGCATTAGTGTTATCTATCAATCCAAATTTGACACAACAACAGGTCTTTGATATTTTAACTAAATCAACAGATAAAGTTGGTGGGTATGTTTATGCGAATGGACGTAGCAATGAAATGGGTTTTGGACGATTAAACGCATGCAGGGCTGTTACTCAATCGTTGTCTTCTGTTGTTTTGATTTCCGGCCCCACCACCGTATGCACCTCTGGTGCCACCTACACGGTGAGCAACCTACCTGCCGGCTGCACTGTTTCGTGGAGCGGTAGCAGTAACCTTACCCTATCCTCTGCCTCGGGCAGCTCGGCTACATTTGTGGCCAACGGCAGCGGAGACGGTTGGGTGCAGGCAACACTATCTTCGGAATGTGGAAATGTCAATCTTTCACCATGTCCTGTTGTTGTAGGCTCTCCAACACCTGGCCCAATTTCTATTCGCTTTGATGCTCCACCAAAGAGGTGTACTGCTTCTATTGCTCCAATGCGAAGTGCTACGTCGTACCGATGGTATGTAGATGGTGTTTTGGAGCAGGATGAACTAAGAATTCGCTGTGTTTTTGATCGGCAACTCCATAATTGTGGTCATGTATACTACGTAGATGTAGCGGCTGTAAATGCATGCGGTGTGTCGGAAATAAGCCATGCAGAGGTATCGGAGACACCCTGTGAAAATGATTTCAGAATTTTCCCCAACCCTGCTTCCGATAATGTAACATTGACCATTGGCGGTGGTGAGAATACGGCATCGTTTTTATCAACAAGCACTGCTGCATCAGCACCGTTCGGGACAAGATCTACCTTGGCAGGCTCGTATACTATCCGTATATTGGATAACTACGGAATGCTAAAAGTTACGCTAAAGAGTTCTGGCGAACCAGTTGTAATACCCGTGGGTAGTTATAATAATGGAATTTACATTGTGGAAATAAATGATGGAAAAAAAGTCTCTCGACAGCAGCTGTTGGTAAAGCACTAGTTGTGAAAATTGCCGAAGTTCGCCTACTTGTATCCGATGTTTTGGCAATATGATAGTGAACTAACGGGGTGACTTTTCTTAGCGAAAAGTCACCCCGATTGTTTTATGGTATAGCTTAATGCTTACCGAAGTTGCCTTTTG from Williamwhitmania taraxaci encodes:
- a CDS encoding S8 family serine peptidase, yielding MKNRYILFTVLLLCIAAIMSFTRSNNSSFYYAYGEKVYLNEQDNRLVVRYNQGKKSDRKQISLFSKLADKLIEWKDDSTCIITVDASERDVFKDEISKQTDVKSCNPVYSINTGLEMGVTDEFLVKFHENVPQAEIEKLHRKFGVKVVKTCELYQLIKVPVGGNVLEIANKYQESGLTRFSQPNFICDVELHQVVPNDPYFINQFSLNNTGQVFTDDHSGTIDADIDAPEAWALTQGNSMS
- a CDS encoding T9SS type A sorting domain-containing protein; the encoded protein is MLSINPNLTQQQVFDILTKSTDKVGGYVYANGRSNEMGFGRLNACRAVTQSLSSVVLISGPTTVCTSGATYTVSNLPAGCTVSWSGSSNLTLSSASGSSATFVANGSGDGWVQATLSSECGNVNLSPCPVVVGSPTPGPISIRFDAPPKRCTASIAPMRSATSYRWYVDGVLEQDELRIRCVFDRQLHNCGHVYYVDVAAVNACGVSEISHAEVSETPCENDFRIFPNPASDNVTLTIGGGENTASFLSTSTAASAPFGTRSTLAGSYTIRILDNYGMLKVTLKSSGEPVVIPVGSYNNGIYIVEINDGKKVSRQQLLVKH
- a CDS encoding S8 family serine peptidase, with translation MDQGLTPNHPDLPNARQVRLNGSNFADGDPNNPSPTGNDNHGNACAGIVGATQNNNQGISGIAPNCRIMPIRIFNTGGSGITPQKLADAITYAWQNGAHIISNSWGYNSDNPNLHPVIKEAIIAATTKGRNGLGCVVAFSAGNNFANNGFVHFPSNVDVSGVITVGASDRYDVKAFYSPLGNTTSNNNQLLDIVAPSHRAYSSQIAGETFEAWSIDIPGNDGYNPVHNNDGGSLPIIGSILPNIAVNNFSYTGRLEGLPIHVLKLRV